A genome region from Ferviditalea candida includes the following:
- a CDS encoding thiazole synthase translates to MLKIGPYEFRSRLLLGTGKFPDLHVQKEAVDVSETQILTFAVRRMNIFQPDQPNFLQMLDLQAYTLLPNTAGARTAEEAIRIARLSKASGLCHMVKVEVIGDDRTLLPDPIETIKASEQLLEEGFIVLAYISDDVILARRLQELGVHAVMPGASPIGSGQGIVNPLNLSFIIEEARVPVIVDAGIGGPADAALAMEMGADGVLLNTAVSGAKDPVKMAMAMKLAVEAGRLGFEAGRIPKKRYATASSPAEGMLSS, encoded by the coding sequence TTGTTGAAAATAGGTCCGTATGAGTTTCGTTCCAGACTTCTGCTCGGCACCGGGAAATTTCCCGATCTGCATGTGCAGAAAGAAGCGGTGGACGTCTCAGAAACACAAATCTTGACGTTTGCGGTTCGGCGCATGAATATCTTCCAGCCGGATCAACCGAATTTTCTGCAGATGCTGGATTTACAAGCGTATACCCTGCTGCCCAACACTGCAGGAGCGAGAACGGCTGAGGAAGCTATCCGCATCGCAAGGCTGTCCAAAGCATCGGGGCTGTGCCACATGGTCAAGGTGGAGGTGATCGGCGACGACCGGACGCTGCTGCCCGATCCGATCGAGACGATCAAAGCCTCGGAACAGCTGCTTGAAGAAGGCTTTATCGTGCTCGCTTACATCTCGGACGACGTCATTCTCGCGCGAAGGCTACAGGAGCTGGGTGTGCATGCGGTGATGCCCGGCGCTTCCCCGATCGGCTCCGGCCAAGGCATTGTCAATCCGCTGAACCTCAGCTTCATCATTGAGGAGGCGCGCGTGCCGGTGATTGTCGATGCGGGTATCGGGGGCCCTGCGGATGCCGCTCTGGCCATGGAAATGGGGGCTGACGGCGTGCTGTTGAACACCGCGGTGTCCGGAGCGAAGGATCCGGTGAAGATGGCGATGGCCATGAAGCTGGCCGTGGAAGCGGGCAGGCTCGGATTTGAAGCGGGCAGAATTCCGAAAAAACGGTATGCGACCGCCAGCAGTCCGGCGGAAGGCATGCTGAGCAGTTGA
- the thiC gene encoding phosphomethylpyrimidine synthase ThiC: MSVNPFNPTNAQIMSGFPGSRKVYVEGSRPDIQVPMREIALHPTSGSNGRTEENPPVRVYDTSGPYTDSRFTADIRKGLPALRSGWILERGDVEAYQGREVKPEDNGYAEGDPRANREVFPGLQRKPLRAKDGRNVTQMHYARKGIITPEMEFIAIREQVSPEFVRDEVARGRAVIPANINHPESEPMIIGRNFHVKINANIGNSAVTSSIEEEVEKMTWATRWGTDTIMDLSTGKNIHTTREWIIRNSPVPVGTVPIYQALEKVNGSIEDLSWEIYRDTLIEQAEQGVDYFTIHAGVLLRYIPLTANRVTGIVSRGGSIMAGWCLAHHQENFLYTHFAEICEIMKAYDVSFSLGDGLRPGSIADANDEAQFAELRTLGELTKIAWEHDVQVIIEGPGHVPMNKIKENVELQMEICQEAPFYTLGPLTTDIAPGYDHITSAIGAAMIGWYGTAMLCYVTPKEHLGLPNKNDVRDGVIAYKIAAHAADLAKGHPGAQKRDDALSKARFEFRWRDQFNLSLDPERAMEYHDETLPAEGAKSAHFCSMCGPKFCSMRITQDIRDYAAVKGIDEETAISEGFKEKAREFKDSGGSIYV, from the coding sequence ATGTCAGTGAATCCGTTCAATCCAACGAACGCCCAGATCATGTCTGGCTTTCCGGGCAGCCGAAAGGTTTATGTGGAGGGCTCACGCCCGGATATTCAAGTTCCGATGCGGGAAATCGCGCTTCATCCGACTTCGGGCAGCAACGGGAGAACGGAAGAGAATCCGCCGGTGCGCGTATACGATACCAGCGGACCTTACACGGATTCCCGGTTTACGGCCGATATTCGCAAGGGACTTCCCGCGCTGCGCAGCGGTTGGATTCTTGAGCGCGGCGACGTCGAAGCCTATCAGGGGCGGGAAGTGAAGCCGGAGGACAACGGATACGCGGAGGGCGATCCGCGCGCCAATCGGGAAGTTTTCCCGGGCTTGCAAAGAAAGCCGCTGCGCGCGAAGGATGGGCGCAATGTGACGCAAATGCATTATGCGCGGAAAGGCATCATTACTCCGGAAATGGAATTCATCGCGATTCGCGAGCAGGTGTCTCCGGAGTTCGTGCGCGATGAAGTGGCCCGGGGACGTGCGGTGATTCCGGCAAACATCAATCATCCGGAAAGCGAGCCGATGATCATCGGCCGGAATTTTCACGTCAAAATCAACGCGAATATCGGCAATTCGGCAGTCACTTCCTCGATTGAGGAAGAAGTGGAGAAAATGACCTGGGCGACGCGCTGGGGCACGGACACGATCATGGATCTATCCACCGGGAAGAACATTCACACCACCCGCGAATGGATTATCCGAAACTCTCCGGTTCCGGTCGGAACCGTGCCGATCTATCAGGCGCTGGAGAAAGTGAACGGATCGATCGAGGATTTATCCTGGGAAATTTACCGGGATACGCTGATCGAGCAGGCCGAGCAGGGCGTAGATTATTTCACCATCCACGCAGGCGTGCTGCTGCGCTATATCCCGCTCACGGCAAACCGAGTGACGGGGATCGTCTCCCGCGGCGGCTCGATCATGGCCGGATGGTGCCTGGCTCATCATCAAGAAAACTTTCTGTATACTCATTTTGCGGAAATTTGCGAAATCATGAAAGCTTACGATGTTTCCTTCTCGCTGGGCGACGGTCTGCGTCCGGGCTCGATTGCGGACGCGAATGACGAAGCCCAATTTGCCGAGCTGCGGACGCTGGGCGAACTGACCAAGATTGCGTGGGAGCACGATGTGCAGGTGATTATTGAAGGCCCGGGGCATGTGCCGATGAACAAGATCAAAGAAAATGTGGAACTGCAGATGGAAATCTGCCAGGAGGCGCCGTTTTACACGCTCGGGCCGCTGACCACGGATATCGCTCCGGGATACGATCACATCACCTCGGCCATCGGCGCCGCAATGATCGGCTGGTACGGAACGGCGATGCTTTGCTATGTTACGCCTAAAGAGCATCTGGGGCTGCCGAACAAAAACGATGTCCGGGACGGGGTGATCGCTTACAAAATTGCCGCTCACGCCGCCGATCTGGCCAAAGGCCATCCGGGCGCGCAAAAACGGGACGATGCGCTTTCCAAAGCGCGCTTCGAATTCCGCTGGCGCGACCAATTCAATCTCTCCCTCGATCCGGAAAGGGCGATGGAGTACCATGACGAAACGCTTCCGGCCGAAGGGGCCAAATCCGCGCACTTTTGTTCGATGTGCGGACCGAAGTTCTGCAGCATGCGAATCACCCAGGACATTCGCGATTACGCGGCCGTCAAAGGCATCGATGAGGAAACGGCGATTTCCGAAGGATTCAAAGAGAAGGCGCGGGAATTCAAGGATTCAGGCGGCAGCATTTACGTTTGA
- the thiO gene encoding glycine oxidase ThiO translates to MNGQKYDAAVIGGGVIGSATAYYLAKQGKSVILLENERLGAQASRAAAGMLAAQAEMDADDPLFELAVASRRMFPELAAELKEYSGIDIGLQRKGLLKVAVNEAQAEELKRSVSLQIASGSRAEWLSGDEARRLEKGLSEHVAGAIGFAEDGQVNAPELSFAFAKSAALLGAEIREYAEVRRIAAVNGRIEGVETRAGRIACDQVAIAGGVWSGELLADLGIRLPLYPVKGEVFSVVHSVPLLTRVIFSHGCYLVPKQGGRLVVGATTREGDYDRKVTVDGLLELMNKAQRLLPGIAGCEWEKAWAGLRPQTPDGLPYLGRVEGLEGLYIAAGHFRNGILLSPITGRLIAEMMAGSGAEDERLRPFRPDRFAEHERKGR, encoded by the coding sequence ATGAATGGACAAAAATATGATGCTGCCGTTATCGGAGGTGGGGTGATCGGAAGCGCGACCGCCTATTATTTGGCGAAGCAGGGTAAGAGCGTGATTCTTCTGGAGAATGAACGCCTGGGAGCGCAGGCATCCCGGGCTGCGGCCGGCATGCTTGCCGCGCAAGCGGAGATGGACGCGGACGATCCGCTGTTTGAATTGGCTGTAGCCAGCCGGCGGATGTTTCCGGAATTGGCAGCGGAGCTGAAGGAGTACAGCGGCATCGACATCGGGCTGCAGCGGAAAGGCTTGCTGAAGGTGGCGGTGAACGAAGCGCAGGCGGAGGAACTGAAAAGATCGGTTTCCCTGCAGATTGCGTCAGGCAGCCGGGCAGAATGGCTTTCAGGGGATGAAGCGCGCCGGCTGGAAAAGGGGCTGTCCGAGCATGTGGCGGGCGCCATCGGCTTTGCAGAGGACGGCCAAGTCAATGCGCCGGAGCTTTCTTTTGCATTTGCCAAGTCGGCTGCGCTCTTGGGAGCGGAAATCAGGGAATATGCCGAGGTCAGGCGGATTGCGGCCGTAAACGGAAGGATCGAAGGGGTGGAAACGCGAGCAGGACGGATTGCCTGCGACCAGGTGGCAATCGCCGGCGGAGTATGGAGCGGAGAATTGCTGGCGGATCTCGGCATCCGGCTTCCGCTCTATCCCGTGAAAGGAGAAGTTTTTTCCGTGGTTCATTCCGTTCCCCTATTAACACGCGTTATCTTCTCGCATGGCTGCTATCTGGTTCCCAAGCAAGGGGGCCGACTGGTGGTAGGGGCAACGACGCGGGAGGGCGATTATGACCGAAAAGTGACCGTGGACGGCTTGCTGGAGCTGATGAATAAAGCGCAGCGGCTGCTTCCCGGGATTGCCGGATGCGAATGGGAAAAGGCCTGGGCAGGACTGCGTCCGCAAACGCCTGACGGACTGCCGTATTTGGGCAGAGTTGAGGGACTTGAAGGTTTGTATATTGCCGCCGGACATTTCCGCAACGGCATCCTGCTCAGTCCGATTACGGGCAGGCTCATTGCGGAGATGATGGCAGGCAGTGGGGCAGAGGATGAAAGGCTGCGTCCCTTCAGACCGGATAGATTTGCTGAACACGAAAGAAAGGGAAGGTGA
- the thiS gene encoding sulfur carrier protein ThiS — translation MRIGVNGEEVEVPDSIGSVSDLLRHFDLQNKVVVVELNKQIVQQQAHSITALAEGDRVEIVHFVGGG, via the coding sequence TTGCGGATTGGCGTGAACGGGGAGGAAGTCGAGGTTCCCGATTCCATTGGCTCCGTATCGGATTTGCTGCGCCATTTTGATTTGCAGAACAAGGTGGTGGTCGTGGAGCTGAACAAGCAGATTGTGCAGCAGCAAGCGCATTCCATCACAGCTCTGGCCGAAGGGGACCGGGTGGAAATCGTACATTTTGTGGGAGGCGGTTAA
- the tenI gene encoding thiazole tautomerase TenI — translation MTFVPQFHIISTGKLEFERIQEVARRIHPLVDAIHIREKAADARMLLDCIRELAAAGMPLSKLIVNDRADVARVAGVKGVHLGGRSLDVNSVKQAFPGLRIGRSSHSLKEAVDSERQGADYVIFGHVYPTGSKPGLPARGLQELKTVASSLSVPVIAIGGIRPEHVPDVLNAGAAGIAVLSGVMEADRPEQAAEDYVRQLRKWGRA, via the coding sequence ATGACTTTTGTACCCCAATTTCATATTATTTCGACCGGTAAACTTGAATTCGAAAGAATTCAAGAGGTTGCCCGGCGAATCCATCCTCTCGTCGATGCGATCCATATCCGCGAGAAGGCGGCGGATGCGCGGATGCTGCTGGATTGCATCCGCGAGCTTGCAGCGGCGGGAATGCCGCTGTCGAAATTGATTGTCAATGACCGCGCGGATGTCGCGCGCGTCGCTGGGGTGAAGGGTGTTCATCTGGGAGGCCGAAGCCTTGACGTAAACAGCGTGAAGCAAGCTTTTCCCGGATTGCGGATCGGCCGTTCGTCGCACAGTCTGAAGGAGGCTGTGGACAGCGAGCGGCAGGGAGCCGATTACGTCATTTTTGGCCATGTGTATCCGACGGGCTCGAAGCCTGGCTTGCCGGCCAGAGGCTTGCAGGAATTGAAAACCGTCGCATCGAGTCTGTCGGTGCCGGTCATCGCTATCGGAGGCATCCGTCCGGAGCATGTTCCGGACGTTTTGAATGCGGGCGCCGCCGGGATCGCGGTGCTGTCGGGAGTCATGGAAGCGGATCGGCCGGAACAAGCGGCTGAAGATTATGTGCGGCAATTGCGCAAATGGGGGAGAGCTTGA